ttttaatcTGTCGCTAGATGCTGTTATTCTGTACTTTGTGGTCCATTTTCATGCCACCATGCTTCGTGGGCCCCCATTAAGACATtcgttttttaaagtctttctccACCTAGAGTTCTGAGATATATTCCCAAcctaatatttttcctttcaaaactaaattttgagaaacactggctggACACCGTCTCTGAGACCTTCCAGACCTTCCTGACATATGTGGTTCCAGAATACAGATCTCCATCTCCTCCATGTCTACACACTCACTCACAGTAATCAACATGAAATGAAATTGTTGTTCACTTTGACCTTTTTGACAACGGGATAAAGAAGTAATGTTTATTAATTCAGATGGAGTTCCTCCTCCAGACATTAAAGAAGCCAGACTATGTAtgccaaaggaaaaaatacaatttttcaatttttttctcttcaattctatggaaataatttattttaaaagagcattACATTTATCTGCCCATTTAATCAGCCTCTGTAAGAAAGAGTATGGCATGGCTAGAAGTGGCTTTGAAGGTCCTTGGCCGTGCCTCGTATTACCTCTGGTCGCGGGATCACAGGGAGGCCCCCAGGTCCTAGAGGAAGAGCCCAGGCACCAAGGAAGCAGTGACACTGGGAATTTGGAACAGCTACTGTTTACAGACAAATAAGGGTACATTTCACTGTTTGAAACACTGGGATAGCTGTACCAGCCTGTACCACCCAAATGCCAGTCTATACAAGTCAGTGTtagaataaagaatatttatagagGAAGGATGTTTGGAAAATACTTACAAATGTAGTAACTTGAATGTATAAATTCTGATATGCCTCAGAAGCTTTATTTTCAAGTTCAGATGTGTATGATATTTTGACCTTAATTGTACCAGGGAATATCTTTCCTGAAATTTAAGCAGAATCCTTCTGTGATATTCAATGCAAATAAGGTCCATTTTGCTTAAAGCAtagattgtttttaaattctaaacATTTTGATGCTACAGTAATTCTGGAAATATGAAAAACATTACCCCAAACCCAACCTAACCTATCACAATTATTCTCATTTTGgtatatttctcccagctcttttgtgtgtgtgtaggtgtctAGTTTGTATCATTATAATTGCAAGTTTATATCATGAGTCTTCTTTACTGACTCTTAAtagtaaacatttttccaaatcaTTACTAAGTCTTCATAATTATCATCTTAAATGCTATATAATATTCTATGAAACACATCTTTCCTTCATTGATGGAGTCACTCTTTGTTTTCAATGCTTTTAATTATTCAAAAGGAAACAAAGTTTGCACAAACATCTCAATGCACAAAACTTTTCTATTTTTGGGGTCATTCACTTACAGTGGATCCCCAAAATGAGATTACTCATGCTAACAACAGGAACAGCCATTTGGCCTTGGGGATATCTCTAATCCCTGTGCCAACACAATACATTCATTTCCAGTGCAGTTGGCAAGAAGggatatttctttttcatgaaacagacaaaaacatATAGCTCAGGAAACAGCCTTGGACTTTTATAGCACCCAGCTGATCTAACCAAAAAAGTGTAGTGTCAATTTGCTCTTAAAGTCCATTTCCAGAGCTGAGAAGTTCTTAAGTCTCCAAAACTAAGATTTGGTGTTATGGTACAAGTAAATcctatgacaaaaaaaaaaaacgaagccGAAGTCAGAGACCAGGTTCCTGGCTTGTCTGACTCTGTAGCTTTAGGAAACCACCTCGTCTTGCATCAGTGTCCCCATGTAACAGCACTGCTTTGTATTCCTGCAGTCTTTGTGGTTTTACACACCCACATCTCTCATTTTACACACCTACCTTTCTACAcctatcattttcattttgaccCCATGGCACTGATCCTTCAACCAGATAAAGTGAAGGGACCCATTCCCTGCCCATACTTCTAGAACTAGTTCACATATCTGAATTGGTCCATCTCCTCTCCCACTAGGTTCCACTGAGATAAAGGCAAACTTTTTTTCTGCTTGGCTGGCCTTTGTTGCCTGcacattttcttctccttttaataTTCCAGAAGctcttttcatcattattttaagttttctattcCCTTTAGGCCTGAGATGCACATTCCCATTGTTCAGCCTTTGTAACTCACCTTTATTGCATGTGGAAGACTTATAGTAATATCCTTCTGAACACAGGCAAAAATAATCACTGAGCAGATTAACACACGAACCATCCTTACATGAATCCTCTTTGCAAGGTGTGCTGGGACCTGAGATACAGtagaaagagattaaaaatctACAAGTGACAACAAATAACACCtggaaatatacttttaaatctTCATGTCTCCCTCCTGGGCACTTTCTATTACTTGGCTGTTACGCCATGGTATACCCTTAGAACAGCTAGAAACAAACACATATTTTCTTATGTCTCTAGGAAGATTGTTGCTAAAATTCTAGAGCCAAGCACTTGTCAAAAGTAAAGGTCAGAGTTTGGTGAGTAACAGTCTGCTCAGAAAGAGATCCCAGTGTTCTAATTCCAAGGAGTAAAGAAATACTTTGGATTTCACAGATCCTCCAGAACTTTGATGTCCACTCCTCTAATACTAggtggggtgctccaaaatcattttAGAGAAAGCACCATATTTTTTTCGGAAGATATGAATGACTGACTTACAGGGAGGACCAGGCAAAAAACTACCCGCCACCCAAAACTAGATATTATACTCTGGTTAACATACATGGTATACAGACCtatgaggaaggggaagggaacaACGTGGATTAACTCAGTAAAAATTCTAAGAGGAAGTGATGAAGGGCCACTCTACTTTCTGGCTTTCCGAGTGGATGACTGAATAAATGGTGAGAAGAATATTACCATGGTTTCTACACCACTGCTGAGGATTCCTAGATCAGACAGCGTGCAGCATCTTTTCTATCTTTGGAAAACTGACGGGATCCGAGAAGAGAAATCACCAGTTAGCCAAATGGCGATCTTGGCTAGCCATTTCCCTCTGTCAAATGAAATGATTCTGAGCTTTGATTTCAGAATAGGTTGAATGACTGACAAACTTCAGAGCTGTCTTAAAATTCTTATGGTTCCATAGGTGGAAAtcgttgcttaaaaaaaaaaactacatataaGGTACAATGTATATAACATGgtctcttttttattgaagtatagttgatctacaatgttcgtttcaagtgtacagtatagtgattcagtatttttgcagattatactaCATtagaagttattacaaaataatggctataattccctgtgctatataatatatccttgttgcttatctcttttatacatagtagtttgaatctgttaatcccatattcctaatttGTCCCCCTCCCCTTTGGtggttcggagaaggcgatggcaccccactccagtactcttgcctggaaactcccatggacggaggggcctggtaggctacagtccatgaggtcacgaagagtcagacatgactgagcgacttcactttcacttttcactttcatgcattggagaaggaaatggcaacccactccagtgttcttgcctggagaatcccagggacgggggagcctggtgggctgccatctatggggttgcacagagttagacacgactgaagtgacttggcagcagcagcagcagcataaacttTTACCCCATTTAAGCTATTTTTTCTATAACTATGGGCCTAATTCActtttactaaaaaataaaatagtgctAGTGAGGAATTCTCatactggtgggaatataaatataaagcatAGCCATTTCAGAAGACaggttggcagtttcttacaaaactaaatatatgaCCCAGCAAGTGCAAGCTTTAGTATTTACCCAATATAAATGCTAAACATTCACTTAGTATTTACCAACCTTTTTCCACTCAAAACCCTGCAAATGAATACTTAgaacagttttattcataattgccaaaacttggaggcaatcaagatgtccttcagtaggtaagTGAATAAACAAACTTGTACagccagacaatggaatattattcatgtTCAAGCCTTGACAATTAACATGGccgaatcttaaatgcatattactaaatgaaagcagcctatctgaaaaggctacatactgtgtgattccaacaacatgacattctgaaaaaggcaaaactctgGCAACAAAAGATCAGCAGTTGCCAAGGGTTAGCAGGGAAAGAGGggtgaataggcagagcacagcaGATTGTTAGGAAGGTGAAAATGGTCTTTATGATGGACACATATCATTCCACATTTGTCCAAACCTatagaatatacaacaccaagagtaaaCCCTCAGTAAACTGGACtgtgatgtgtcagtgtagatTCATCAGCTGTCACAAATGTACCCTCTGATGAGGAATGTTGATAATAAGGGAGGCCGTGCAGGTATGGGGGCAGGGAAATATGGAAATCTCTCTACatttctctcaattttgctgtgaatctaaaacgtctctaaaaaataaattctatctaaaaagaatatttttaagagtaaaagaaaaaaacaaaacaggctaCCTGGACGTAGGAGGCATAATGCATGCAGTGTCTCACAAACAATAAGGGCCAGCCCTCTAACAGGGTGTTAACCAATATTCTAAGTAAAGTAAATGGCTTTTTAAGAAAGCCTTAACCACATTGCAAGGATGATTTGGAAAAGCCTAGGGAAGAAGTCGAGTGCAGCACCATTTTGGATATACTGGTCAGATAACTCCCAGTGTGTCTTTCTCCTTGGCAATAAAGGACAGACTCGGTAGCATTTCTGTGTGCCAGGAATAAAGTCACAGGATGTTACAGTGGGAAAAGGATTTTGTGGCTATTTAGTTCAATCATCTCTTTTTACAGGTGAGTATGTTGAAGCCAAAAGAGAATTGGTTTGGCCCATGCCTCACAGTTAGTATAGGGCCAGAAcacaagaaggctttcttactctGACAGAGGGTCTAGGGAAGCAGAAATGGCATGGAAAAGCTCCCTTTCCTGACTACAGGAGAACTGATTGTATAGCTGTTCCAAACATGAAAGAAGATTGGGAGTGCACCCTCTGGCTCCATTAATCAGTTATTTCTTAGATCTACCAAAGATTACTGAGGAAGCCAAAAGAAGAATGTATAGGAAGACATCAACTTGCTCTTTGACCCTGGGCAAGTGGCTGccctcactgagcctcagtctccctaACTAAGAATAACAGGGTTAATCTAGATCCTTTAAACATAGGTTTGAGAACTCTTTTAGACCAGGGGTTGGAAAACTATGTCATAAGCCAATTCTTGCCAGTCCTCCTCTGTTTTTGTAAACTAAGTTTTATCAGTACACAATCAGCACATTCATGTGTATATTGTCCATGGCTACTTTGATGTTAATATGACTGAGTGGGGTAGTTGTTTAAGAGATCTTACTATggcccacaaaacctaaaatatttattagtttgCCTTCACTGGTAAAGTTTACTGACctccgctgctaagtcgcttcagtcatgtctgactctgtgcgaccccagagacggcagcccaccaggctcccccgtccctgggattctccaggcaagaacactggagtgggttgccatttccttctccattactgACCTCTATTCTATACCAAACTTTGGGAAAAGAAGCAAGTGTTTCCTGTCTCAATAACTTAGGCCGGAGGTCAATCTTCATCTCTTAGACAGTATCCCTAAACATCTGTCCTTTGGATCATGACTCTGGTAATGTCACATGTTTTCAATAACATTTGATGAAGAATCAGGGTAGAACTGGCTTCTTTCTTCAGTAGACCGAGGATCTAGTAGTGGGGATCTCATCAGTGCTTATTAGCACCTGACCTCAGAGAAAAGAGACTATTTCTAAAAATCTCCTAGGGAGAGGGAAGCTGCAAAAGTAGCTTTCACAAAGtccaagtttaaaaaattttccacatcTGGCAAGTAGCTTGAGGAAAGAATAGAATGGAACTGCAGGTAATCTTTTAGCATCTCTGCCATCACTATTAGCCTGTGTGACCCAGACTTTTTAATTCCAGGGTTTTATATCCAAGGACACCTTGGGTTTCTTTACACACACTTCCCTTCTCTGGCAGAACGCACATACTTACCATCCTTCACAATACTGTGACTCCTTAGTGAGGAGATTTGAGGGACTTGCTCTTACCTGGAGTATGTATGGTAGAAGTAGACGTATTCGAGGAGGGAGCAGGAACTATACCACCTGCGGGAGTAGGTGTACTCGTAGCAGTGTTAGGAGTTGTACTCTCTGTGGTAGCAGATGTGTTTGTGGCAGTAGAGGCTGTACTCTCTGTGGTAGCAGGTGTGTTTGTGGCAGTAGAGGCTGTACTCTCTGTGGTAGCAGGTGTGTTTGTGGCAGTAGAGGCTGTAGTATCTGTGGTAGCAGGTGTGTTTGTGGCAGTAGAGGCTGTAGTATCTGTGGTAGCAGGTGTGTTTGTGGCAGTAGAGGTTGTAGTATCTGTGGTAGCAGGTGTGTTTGTGGCAGTAGAGGCTGTAGTATCTGTGGTAGCAGGTGTGTTTGTGGCAGTAGAGGCTGTACTCTCTGTGGTAGCAGGTGTGTTTGTGGCAGTAGAGGCTGTACTCTCTGTGGTAGCAGGTGTGTTTGTGGCAGTAGAGGCTGTAGTATCTGTGGTAGCAGGTGTGTTTGTGGCAGTAGAGGCTGTACTCTCTGTGGTAGCAGGTGTGTTTGTGGCAGTAGAGGCTGTACTATCTGTGGTAGCAGGTGTGTTTGTGGCAGTAGAGGCTGTAGTATCTGTGGTAGCAGGTGTGTTTGTGGCAGTAGAGGCTGTACTCTCTGTGGTAGCAGGTGTGTTTGTGGCAGTAGAGGCTGTACTCTCTGTGGTAGCAGGTGTGTTTGTGGCAGTAGAGGCTGTAGTATCTGTGGTAGCAGGTGTGTTTGTGGCAGTAGAGGCTGTAGTATCTGTGGTAGCAGGTGTGTTTGTGGCAGTAGAGGCTGTACTCTCTGTGGTAGCAGGTGTGTTTGTGGCAGTAGAGGCTGTACTCTCTGTGGTAGCAGGTGTGTTTGTGGCAGTAGAGGCTGTAGTATCTGTGGTAGCAGGTGTGTTTGTGGCAGTAGAGGCTGTAGTATCTGTGGTAGCAGGTGTGTTTGTGGCAGTAGAGGCTGTAGTATCTGTGGTAGCAGGTGTATTTGTGGCAGTAGAGGTGGTAGTATCTGTGGTAGTTGGACTTGTGATGGTAGTAGTTGCAGTATTTGTGGTTGAAGGGGTATCTGAGGTTGTATCGTTTTGGTTCGCGGCTGGAAGAATAAAGATATCaagtttcagaaaacaaaacactgaacatATAATGGCAGTTGCTATTATTTAATACTAATTAGTACCTAAtccattttttcctgaaaaataaatgcagtggactatattaaaaataaaaacacatgacTACTTCTAAAAAAACCTgacataaatgaaattaaatattgaacagacaaaactggaaaaatgttactggggagttctctggtgggtggcctagtggttaggattccgggctttcactgccgtggcctgggttccattccttatcatggaactgagatcctacaagctgtgcatcatggcaaaaaaaaaaaaaaaaaagttactgaaaAGTACGATGACGGCAGTTGgcctgttagctcagctggttagaaaaatatgaagttaatatcatttattgtttaattgctattaattataatttattactacaatttgaaatataattataCATTAATATCAACAGATATTATTATGAGATGTAATAGCATTTATGTCTGTAGTTGCAAAACTATCAATCTGAGTTTAATATTCCTCAGAGTAGTTCTCAGTGAGGACAATTGAAAATGCCACCAGGGGACACTGTTTACCACCTGTAAGTGGCTTCCTTTTTGTCCTTACAGTTCATGGCAATTACCCTAATTTTCCATTACAGGACATACTAGTTGAGGGATGGTAGAGAAGGGGGTATGTTTAAACAATGATAAAAAATACCCCCATTAAGGTATTTAATGTATCAAACTTCTTTCAAGATGTTTTCTAGTGATGTGTACCCAATTCTTAATTCTAAACACAGGAACTTTTTAAAGAGTAAGATGAACAGAGATGATCTTTGCCCTAAAGGCTATGGTAATCATCAAAGTCATCTTTTTTCCACTCTTAGGAACCCCTGGACACATGAAGTAGTAAACTCTTAGTAATCCCATAATCACTTTTCTAGAACCCTTAATTGTCTCCAAGAGCTCTGAGAATGATGGtcagtttaaaagaaataattaaaagaaaagttttagtGAGGAAGCTATTCCTAAACCTTTGGATATAGAAAACTGCTGAAGATGCTACCAGATTTCCCCTTGGGTCTTGGACACCCCTGGATGGTAGAATCTGGCTCTTCACCTTGAACAAGGCCTGGTTTAACCAGTCAGTCATAGGCAAGTGTCCTTCCAGGAACAAGAGAACAGTTGACCAGCTCTGGCCATTTTGACTGCTGCtaccctgctcctgctgctaccCTCCCTTATCAAGGGCTTACCTGTGCCCAACTGTGTCTGTGGAACAGATATGAGCATCAACATTTGACAGAAGTGCCACCAATACTCAGAGGATTAAGGGATTTGCCTAGAGATAAACGCTAATTCCCAAGTATAAGGGGCAGAAAACTCTTGATGCCACATTCAGGGATTAAACCAGGTCCATGCTCTGCATTAGGACCCAAATGACATTTGGGGGTTAAACAGAAGGAGATTCTAGGACACTGAGCTCTTGGAACTACTTGGCCTCAGGACTTTCAAGGGCAAATCTCAGGCTCTCTGAACCCCAAATCCTAGTCCAGAAATTTCTTTTCACTACTGTTCTATCTGCCTTCGTCACAGACTGAAATGCCTTGTGTCTTTGAGCCCCTAGGAAACTTCATCCACAACACAGTCCACCTAATGGGGCGGTGGGAATTAGTAGCTTAAACCTGCTGATTCTATCTCAGAGACAACAAACATGattaaaggaatgaaaaaattttaagggtTCCTTACCTAAGGCTGGAAAAAGGAGGGCAAGAAGAGCGAGGTGAGCGAAGGCTTTCATTTTGGATGTTCTCGCTAGGTAATCCAGGAAGGAAATGATTTGCCTCCAGCTACCTTTCTTTTAAACTCTGTCTCGGGTTCAAAGTCCAGTCATCAACTGACGTCAAACCCAACAGAGGCAATTACTAGTCAGGGTTTGGTCGTATAACATAGGTCTCTCTCGAGGTTTTGAGATCAAAGAGGTGAACCAGACCTTACGGATTATTTTTTCTGTCTCATAGTCCAAAACAACTCAGGACAGTCCATCCAAACGTCCTTGGGAGATTATGGAGTGGAGGGGGGAATGTTAATGTCTTTATATCCCAAACATCCCCAAGTTATCACATTTTAGGAGGTCACATTCCTCTAAACACCCAGTAATAAAGTCTGGGCCCCTCGTGCTGCGATGGAGTGCAGGAAATCCAGTTTCCTCCAGCTGTAGTTCTGAGAATCCCTGAGGTGTCCTCATGTGTTTCCCCAGACTGTTTGTTGCTGAGCTTTTATCACCTTTTGCTGTGGATCACTACTGTGGGTCTCTTTGATGACCACTTCCAACAACTGTGTATTCATGTCTCCAAGTTTCCCTGGCTCCCCACATATCACTGTAACTGGACATGGCCCCCCACTAATGTTCTCAAAAGCAGTTAATataatgttgtagcatttaactTTACTGAGAGCTTGTGGGTGACAGGTcaagggggaaagaaagagaacaacTCAAAAAAGGTTACTTGATATCGTGACTCCTACTTGTTCACAAGCCATGTCCCCTTTCGAAGGTCCCCTGCTCACCTCTTGTTCCTTAGCCCCTGACCTCTCACGTTTCAGGAACCAGTTTATCTCTCGGatgagagtctttttttttttttttaactttgctaactcttaaaaaaaaaaaaatatatatatatatatatatatatatatatatatatttgcctgtgccaggtcttagttgtgacacttgggatgtggcatgtgggatctttagttatgggTTTCAAactcagttgcggcatgtgggatctagttccctgaccagggatcgaacctgcgccccctgcattggaagcacagagtcttagccactggaccaccagggaagtcctggatgaGGGTCTTTTTAATCCAATCCTCCCTCTTTAGAAGTCCAGGACCCCAACTCCCTTTGCAATTTGGCCCCAGGCAGAGGAATGAAGCCAGTAACACCTCGTGAATATTAGCCAGAATGTTAACTCTAACCTTAGTGAAAGCaaaaatttttatgttattaCACAGCAGGTGAGTTCCCTGTTGTCCCCAAAGTCTTCATTCAGGAATAGGATTTGGGATTAACTCTTACATAGCAGAGAGGCCCGTTTAAGTATTTTTCCCAAGCAAAGATACCTCTCAGGCCCTTATGTTTTGTGTTATTCTCAGCTTGCATGATTCCTGGAAGCGAGAGTTaaacaaaggcattttaaaattctttttaaactcACTTTATTGAGGTAGATATAATTTACTCCAATACATGAATCCATTTAAAGTATAAAACTCAATGAGCTTTGATAGATGTATATTCATGTGCAACCAatacaatcaagatacagaacctTCCTATCACATCCAAAAGTTCCCTCTTGCCCTTTTGCAGTCCATTCTTTCCTCCACCCTCTAACCCAGGCAAGTACAgacctgctttctgtcactgGAGATTAGTttggtttttctggaattgtatATAAATAGAGTCGTACGATATGTACTATTTTAGTGTCTGGATTCTCCCCCTCAGCACACTGTTTGTGAAATTCTTCCTTATTACTGTGTATCAGTTCTTCTTCCTTCCCtacttcttttgctttcttttacaattttattgaggtatactttATGTAAATGGGACATGTTTAAAGCTTAGACATGTGTGCGTGTATATGCTAacttgtttcagtcgtgtccaactcttagggacactgtggactgtagcccgccaggctcctgtattcatgggcttctccaggcaagaacactggagtgggttgccatgacctcctccaggggctctttccgacccagggactaaactcatgtctcttacatatcctgcactggcagccaggttctttaccactagagccacctgggaagccttttgaCATGTATACACACCCATGAAACCATCAGCACAATCAAGATACCAAATGTTCTTATAATTCCCAAAAGTTTTCTTGTGTTCAACCTTTCCCATACCTGCAGTCTAAcgtaaccactgatctgctttctgtcactacagattaatttgtattttctagaattttatacaaATGGAGTCATACAGATGTACtgggtttgttgctgttgttcagccgccaagttgtgtccagctctttgtgaccccctggactgcagcacgcaccaggctcccctgtccttcactatctcctggagtttgttcaaattcatgtccactgagtcactgacgctatctaaccatctcatcctctgttgcccccttctccttttgccatcaatccctcccagcatcagggtcttttccaatgagtcagctctttgcaccaggtggccaaaatattggagccaaAGTACTGGGTTTGGAAGGGTTTATTTTTTGATCTGGCTTCTTTGACTTGGCatgattattttgagattcatccatatgattgtatatatttcatagtttggttttttttctacttctgaataatattccattgtgtagataTGCTGGACATACCATGGTTTAtctattcacctgttgatggacatttatgttgtttccagtttttgactattacaaataaagatgTTATGAGTATTTATACACAAGTTTCTGTGTGgtcatatgctttcatttctcttgggtaaatacttagGTGTGGAAAGGCCACATCATATGATAGGTATGTGTTTAACTTTTAATAAATCTCAAATTGTTTTCCAGACTTgttccattttacattcccatcagtaaCATAGAAGTTCCAGTTGCTTCCagccttgccaacacttggtTATTACCAGTTTTTATAATATTAGCCATTCTAAAGggtatgtagtggtatctcacttcggttttaatttgcatttcctgatgacAAATGATATGGAGCCTTTTATCATGTGCTTATTAGCTACTCATGTCTCTTAAAAATACTTGCTTCAAAT
The sequence above is a segment of the Bos mutus isolate GX-2022 chromosome 1, NWIPB_WYAK_1.1, whole genome shotgun sequence genome. Coding sequences within it:
- the MUC13 gene encoding mucin-13, yielding MACEQVGVTISNTVGHSREPKRYNLRYPFNHKYCNYYHHKSNYHRYYHLYCHKYTCYHRYYSLYCHKHTCYHRYYSLYCHKHTCYHRYYSLYCHKHTCYHREYSLYCHKHTCYHREYSLYCHKHTCYHRYYSLYCHKHTCYHRYYSLYCHKHTCYHREYSLYCHKHTCYHREYSLYCHKHTCYHRYYSLYCHKHTYTTASTATNTPATTDTTTSTATNTPATTDTTASTATNTPATTDTTASTATNTPATTESTASTATNTPATTESTASTATNTSATTESTTPNTATSTPTPAGGIVPAPSSNTSTSTIHTPGPSTPCKEDSCKDGSCVNLLSDYFCLCSEGYYYKSSTCNKGKIFPGTIKVKISYTSELENKASEAYQNLYIQVTTFFKDTFNNSEYGQTVIVKVSASTSARSEMRAGNQGVDVAVVNIFTESTKENETTISNAITKAINAHSSTFSGYDQQDQCDYYGCKKPNDQNYCDNGLLCECKDGLVRPKPQMLMCVAMCSDTCNAQSKRQCLVTSNGTADCICLPGYKEDKQGICQECPFGYSGINCEDSFQLILTIVGTIAGIVILGMVIALIVSMRLKNKGMNVEEETLIEKDSRNLRLKETGFSNLGAEGSIFPKIKVNLPRDNQPENPYTRHIPRPDY